From the genome of Hymenobacter cellulosilyticus, one region includes:
- a CDS encoding HesB/IscA family protein — MITVSDKAKEKVERLMSDAQLDETYRLRASVAGGGCSGLSYKLDFDNEVKPMDQEFEDKGVRVVVDMKSFLYLAGTQLDFSDGLNGKGFYFDNPNASRTCGCGESFSV; from the coding sequence ATGATTACCGTTTCTGACAAAGCCAAGGAGAAAGTAGAGCGCCTGATGTCTGACGCTCAGCTTGACGAAACCTACCGCCTGCGAGCTTCCGTGGCCGGGGGTGGTTGCTCGGGCCTGTCCTACAAGCTCGACTTCGACAACGAAGTAAAGCCCATGGACCAGGAGTTTGAAGACAAAGGCGTCCGGGTGGTGGTAGATATGAAAAGCTTCCTCTACCTGGCCGGCACCCAGCTCGATTTTTCGGACGGGTTGAATGGCAAAGGTTTCTACTTCGATAACCCCAATGCTTCCCGTACCTGCGGCTGCGGGGAAAGCTTCTCCGTATAG
- a CDS encoding L-threonylcarbamoyladenylate synthase: MNSNTNSNFFRQEVDAAVDALLLQQVILYPTDTVWGLGCDAEVPPAVEKVYKIKNRPAEKGFIVLVADEAMFAKYAAVVPANLPELLASQERPTTYIVQGSRHLAPNLLAPDGTVGLRVVLQDEFTHKVVRRLGHGLVSTSANISGEPTAAIYAEVSPAIVRAADYVVSWRQDDETRAQPSRIVRVLPDGGLEVIRN, encoded by the coding sequence ATGAATAGCAATACCAACAGTAATTTCTTCCGTCAGGAAGTAGATGCCGCCGTCGATGCCCTGCTGCTGCAGCAGGTTATCCTGTACCCGACCGATACGGTGTGGGGCCTGGGCTGCGACGCGGAGGTGCCGCCGGCGGTGGAGAAAGTCTACAAAATCAAGAACCGGCCCGCTGAGAAAGGCTTTATCGTGCTGGTGGCCGACGAGGCCATGTTTGCCAAGTACGCCGCCGTCGTGCCCGCCAATCTGCCGGAGCTGCTGGCCAGCCAGGAGCGGCCTACTACCTATATAGTGCAAGGCAGCCGCCACCTGGCCCCCAACCTGCTGGCTCCCGACGGCACCGTGGGTTTGCGCGTGGTGCTGCAGGACGAGTTTACCCACAAAGTGGTACGCCGCCTGGGCCACGGGCTGGTTTCAACCTCGGCCAATATAAGTGGAGAACCTACGGCGGCTATTTACGCGGAAGTTAGTCCGGCCATCGTGCGGGCCGCCGACTACGTGGTAAGCTGGCGGCAGGACGATGAAACCCGGGCCCAGCCTTCCCGCATCGTGCGC
- the iscU gene encoding Fe-S cluster assembly scaffold IscU, whose amino-acid sequence MAYSDKVIDHYSNPRNVGTLDKSKKNVGTGLVGAPECGDVMRLQIEVDETTNTITDAKFKTFGCGSAIASSSLATEWLKGKTVDEALAIDNMEIVEELALPPVKIHCSVLAEDAIKSAINDYRVKNGMPALEESKAHH is encoded by the coding sequence ATGGCTTACTCCGATAAGGTAATCGACCATTACAGCAACCCCCGCAACGTGGGCACGCTGGACAAAAGCAAAAAGAACGTGGGCACCGGCCTGGTCGGCGCTCCTGAGTGCGGCGACGTAATGCGCCTGCAGATCGAGGTTGACGAAACCACCAATACCATTACCGACGCCAAGTTTAAGACCTTCGGCTGCGGCTCGGCCATTGCTTCTTCGTCGCTCGCTACCGAGTGGCTGAAAGGCAAAACCGTGGACGAGGCTCTGGCCATCGACAACATGGAGATTGTGGAAGAGCTGGCCTTGCCGCCCGTTAAGATTCACTGCTCGGTGCTGGCCGAAGACGCTATTAAGTCGGCTATCAACGACTACCGCGTGAAGAACGGCATGCCCGCCCTGGAAGAGTCGAAAGCTCACCACTAG
- the mce gene encoding methylmalonyl-CoA epimerase yields MFTNLEHLGLAVHDLEAATALYTTLLGQPPYKKEHVASEAVDTVFFQVGGSKIELLAGTSPDSAITKYLSKRPEGIHHVAFEVDDIRAEMERLRQEGFVLLNEEPKRGADNKLVCFVHPKSAAGVLVELCQSISATDHE; encoded by the coding sequence ATGTTTACCAATCTGGAACACCTCGGCCTAGCCGTGCACGACCTTGAAGCGGCCACGGCGCTGTATACAACCCTGCTCGGGCAGCCCCCTTATAAAAAGGAGCATGTAGCCAGTGAAGCCGTGGATACCGTGTTTTTTCAAGTGGGCGGCTCTAAGATTGAGCTGCTGGCCGGTACCTCGCCCGATAGCGCCATTACCAAGTATCTGAGCAAAAGGCCCGAGGGGATTCACCATGTAGCCTTCGAGGTAGATGATATTCGGGCCGAAATGGAGCGGCTGCGGCAGGAAGGCTTTGTGCTGCTGAATGAGGAGCCTAAGCGCGGGGCCGACAACAAGCTCGTCTGCTTTGTGCATCCCAAAAGTGCGGCGGGCGTACTGGTAGAGCTCTGCCAATCCATCAGCGCCACCGACCATGAATAG
- a CDS encoding IscS subfamily cysteine desulfurase: MLKLPIYLDNNATTPLDPRVLEAMMPYLTEVFGNAASRNHPFGWAAEEAVDYSREQIASLINCDSKEIIFTSGATESDNLGIKGVFEMYAQKGNHIITATTEHKAVLDTCKHIEKLGGRVTYLPVNEEGLISLAELEAAITPETILVTIMYGNNETGTIQPIREIAAIAHKHGALFMSDGTQAVGKIPVDVIADGIDIMAFTAHKMYGPKGVGALYVRRKNPRVKVTAQMDGGGHERGMRSGTLNVPGIVGLGKACELARLEMAADTARLSALRDKLERELLTLEESYVNGSREHRLPHVTNISFKYVEGEGLMMGVKDLAVSSGSACTSASLEPSYVLKALGLSDDLAHSSLRFGLSRFTTEEQIDYAINHVKEAVTKLREMSPLWEMFKEGIDLSKIEWAEH; encoded by the coding sequence ATGCTCAAGCTACCTATTTACCTCGACAACAACGCTACCACTCCGCTGGACCCACGCGTGTTGGAGGCCATGATGCCCTACCTGACCGAGGTGTTTGGCAACGCCGCTTCCCGCAACCACCCCTTCGGCTGGGCTGCCGAGGAAGCCGTTGACTATTCGCGCGAGCAGATTGCCTCGCTCATCAACTGCGACTCCAAGGAAATCATCTTCACCTCGGGTGCTACCGAGTCGGACAACCTGGGTATCAAGGGAGTGTTTGAGATGTACGCTCAGAAGGGCAACCACATCATCACCGCTACCACCGAGCACAAAGCCGTGCTCGATACCTGCAAGCACATCGAGAAGCTGGGTGGTCGGGTTACTTACCTGCCCGTCAACGAGGAAGGCCTCATCAGCCTCGCCGAGCTGGAAGCAGCCATAACGCCCGAAACCATTCTGGTGACCATCATGTACGGCAACAACGAAACCGGCACCATTCAGCCGATTCGTGAAATTGCCGCTATTGCCCACAAGCATGGTGCCCTGTTCATGAGCGACGGCACGCAGGCTGTAGGCAAGATTCCGGTCGACGTTATTGCCGACGGTATCGACATTATGGCCTTCACGGCTCACAAGATGTACGGCCCCAAGGGCGTAGGTGCTCTGTACGTGCGTCGCAAGAACCCCCGGGTGAAAGTTACCGCTCAGATGGACGGTGGCGGCCACGAGCGCGGCATGCGCTCCGGTACGCTCAACGTGCCCGGCATCGTGGGTTTGGGCAAAGCCTGCGAGCTGGCCCGCCTGGAAATGGCCGCCGACACGGCCCGCCTCTCGGCCCTGCGCGACAAGCTGGAGCGTGAGCTGCTGACCCTGGAAGAAAGCTACGTGAACGGCTCGCGCGAACACCGCCTGCCCCACGTAACCAACATCTCCTTTAAGTACGTGGAAGGCGAAGGCCTAATGATGGGCGTGAAAGATCTGGCCGTTTCGTCGGGCTCGGCCTGTACCTCGGCCTCCCTGGAGCCTTCCTACGTACTCAAGGCCCTGGGCCTGAGCGACGATCTAGCCCACAGCTCCCTGCGCTTTGGCCTGAGCCGCTTCACCACCGAAGAGCAAATCGACTACGCCATCAATCACGTAAAAGAGGCCGTAACCAAGCTCCGCGAAATGTCGCCCCTGTGGGAGATGTTCAAGGAAGGCATCGACCTGAGCAAGATTGAGTGGGCTGAGCATTAA